The Scomber scombrus chromosome 22, fScoSco1.1, whole genome shotgun sequence genome has a window encoding:
- the LOC134004304 gene encoding serine/threonine-protein phosphatase 6 regulatory subunit 2-like → MFWKFDLHTTSHIDQLLDREDVTLRELMEEDDVLQECKAQNRRLLLFLSQDHCMQELVSLITTEPPADLEERSRFKFPNIACELLTSDVSIINDKLGAEESLLEMLYHFLEQDPPLNPLLASFFSKTIGNLIARKTEQVITFLKKKEGFIGLVLKHIDASAMMDLLLRLISCVEPAPLRQEVLHWLNEEKLVQRLTELIHTGKDEERQSNASQTLCDIIRLSRDQANQMQENAEVDPLLAVLESQESVAGLLKNMFEGERSEASIVNGTQVLLTLLETRRSGLEGLMDLYSQGYERSYTVSSSILNAIEPHLKDFQQLLLDPPKKSAILTTVGVLEQPLGNARLHVARLVAALLQTNAPSICQELCNLDTMDLLLDLFFKYSWNNFLHFQVELCVAAILNHPSSEERPSPGLQNHDGKPAATSAAEAQGEAVETGGPSEPQTSIHNALVAHLFQKCRLVQKILDAWEENDKIQAEGGTRRGNMGHLTRISNMVVQNLEKGPVQVQITDLIKELPEDCRGRWESFVDETLRETNRRNTVELVSTHNMHSSSEDDDMESPFPNDLSLQQAFSDYQIQQMTANFVDQFGFNDEEFSEHDENINATFDRIAEINFNLDADDNSANAAAFEACCKERIRQFDDAEEEEDIWEDKEINYATQAKSRTRFGVSQTSEGSSRSSMENGGRERDRGSESDEDEDSEQNTSESGPGWTANFRESGGNAASQTPASWDTSSGGGTGTHETGWANFTEFQPFSGTETEPRCSSPVDSGSSDADKQAKQNHEKSDVSASPGAPPAGEGRKAPLVASDSSSSGGSDSEEDDKNAGNAPPAAAIASETAGAPGNKTADLKSEESPVSLEKLSLSDPPQASEQQPSEDSPVTTQTDRKEQTPPPQEVSVNGPV, encoded by the exons ATGTTTTGGAAGTTCGACCTACACACCACCTCCCACATCGACCAGCTGCTGGACAGGGAGGACGTGACGCTGAgggagctgatggaggaggacgACGTGCTGCAGGAGTGCAAGGCCCAGAACCGCCGgcttctgctcttcctctcccagGACCACTGCATGCAGGAGCTGGTCAGCCTGATCACCACGGAGCCGCCCGCGGACCTGGAGGAGAGGAGCCGCTTTAA GTTTCCCAACATTGCGTGCGAGCTCCTGACATCAGACGTGTCCATTATAAACGATAAACTGGGCGCGGAAGAGTCTCTCCTCGAGATGCTGTACCACTTTCTGGAGCAGGACCCGCCCCTCAACCCTCTACTGGCCAGTTTCTTCAGCAAAACCATCGGCAATCTCATCGCCAGGAAGACTGAACAG gTGATCACCTTcctaaagaaaaaggaaggttTCATTGGTCTGGTGCTGAAACATATAGATGCCTCTGCCATGATGGACCTGCTGCTTCGCCTCATCAGTTGTGTGGAGCCTGCCCCCTTGAGGCAGGAGGTCCTCCAT TGGCTGAATGAGGAGAAGCTGGTTCAGAGACTCACAGAGCTAATCCATACCGGCAAAGATGAGGAG AGACAATCAAACGCGTCCCAAACGCTTTGTGACATCATTCGCCTTAGTCGAGACCAGGCCAATCAGATGCAGGAGAATGCGGAGGTCGACCCACTATTGGCTGTGCTAGAGTC GCAGGAGAGTGTAGCAGGACTCCTCAAGAACATGTTTGAGGGGGAGAGAAGCGAGGCCTCCATCGTTAACGGAACTCAAGTGCTACTTACCTTACTGGAGACTAGGAGGTCTGG GTTGGAAGGGCTGATGGATCTGTATTCTCAGGGTTATGAAAGGTCTTACACTGTCAGCAGCAGTATTTTAAATGCCATTGAGCCCCATTTAAAGGACTTCCAGCAGCTTCTTCTGGATCCCCCCAAG AAAAGTGCAATATTGACGACCGTCGGCGTTCTCGAGCAGCCACTGGGGAACGCCCGCCTTCACGTGGCCCGACTGGTGGCCGCCCTGCTGCAGACCAATGCCCCCAGTATCTGCCAGGAGCTCTGCAATCTTGACACCATGGACCTACTACTG GATCTGTTCTTCAAATACTCCTGGAATAACTTTTTGCACTTCCAAGTGGAGCTCTGCGTGGCGGCTATCCTGAACCACCCTTCCTCAGAGGAGCGGCCCAGCCCAGGCCTCCAGAACCACGACGGGAAGCCTGCAGCAACATCGGCCGCCGAGGCACAGGGGGAGGCAGTGGAGACAGGCGGGCCCAGTGAACCACAGACCTCCATTCATAATGCCCTTGTGGCACAT CTCTTCCAGAAGTGTCGATTGGTACAAAAGATCCTTGATGCCTGGGaggaaaatgataaaataca GGCTGAGGGCGGCACCAGAAGAGGCAATATGGGTCATCTGACCAGAATTTCCAacatggtggtccagaacctggAGAAAGGACCAGTACAGGTTCAGATCACTGATCTCATCAAAG AGCTGCCAGAGGACTGCAGAGGTCGCTGGGAGAGCTTCGTGGACGAGACCCTGAGAGAGACTAACAGGAGGAACACGGTAGAGCTG GTCAGCACCCACAACATGCACTCATCCAGCGAGGACGACGACATGGAGAGCCCCTTCCCCAACGACCTGTCGCTCcaacag GCCTTCTCTGACTATCAGATCCAACAGATGACCGCCAACTTTGTGGATCAGTTTGGGTTCAACGACGAGGAGTTCAGCGAGCATGATGAAAATATCAA TGCCACATTTGACAGAATTGCCGAAATAAACTTCAATCTAGATGCTGATGATAATAGT GCCAACGCGGCTGCTTTTGAAGCCTGCTGTAAAGAGAGGATACGCCAGTTTGACGAtgctgaagaagaagaggacattTGGGAGGACAAGGAGATAAACTATGCAACACAAGCTAAATCCAGAACAAG GTTTGGGGTGTCTCAAACCTCCGAGGGAAGCTCCAGGAGCAGCATGGAGAACGGAGGCAGGGAGCGAGACCGCGGATCTGAGTCCGACGAGGACGAGGACTCTGAGCAGAACACGTCAGAATCAG GTCCTGGCTGGACAGCGAATTTCAGGGAGTCTGGAGGGAACGCAGCATCCCAAACCCCGGCATCATGGGACACTTCATCTGGAGGAGGAACAGGCACACACGAAACAGGCTGGGCCAACTTCACTGAGTTCCAGCCTTTCTCTGG TACAGAGACTGAACCCAGGTGCAGCTCTCCTGTGGACTCGGGCAGCAGCGACGCAGATAAACAAGCCAAACAAAACCACGAGAAGAGCG ATGTTAGTGCCTCCCCCGGTGCTCCTCCGgcaggagaagggaggaaagctCCTCTTGTGGCCTCAGACAGCAGCTCCTCCGGGGGATCCGACAGCGAGGAGGACGACAAAAACGCCGGGAACGCTCCTCCGGCCGCAGCCATCGCCTCGGAAACGGCCGGCGCCCCCGGCAACAAGACAGCTGACCTCAAAAG cGAGGAGAGTCCGGTGTCTCTGGAGAAACTTTCTCTGTCAGATCCTCCTCAAGCATCAGAACAGCAGCCGTCTGAGGACTCACCAGTAACCACACAGACCGACAGGAA AGAGCAAACGCCCCCGCCACAGGAAGTGTCCGTCAACGGGCCGGTCTGA